The genomic stretch ATCAAGTCATCAACACCACTATTGTTAAAAGCTAATTTTTGATTGCCAAAGGCTTCAGCTGATCGAGGGGAAAGATCGCCGTCAGCATCTTGTACTTCTATATTTTGATATTGGATTCCTGCACTCAAAACCCATTCGGCTGGGGTAAAAGGATCGTCTGACAAAGGACGAGAAAAAGATATTCCTGCCCCCGTACGCACTACCCTTGGACTATCGTCATTAACTTCTGTACGGATGGTTTCTGTATCTGTACCATCATAAACAAGAGAAATCGATCGACGACGGAAAAGATTAGCTGTATAAGAAGTACGATAAGGATCCCCCCCAATCCAAGGATCTTGAAAACTGAGATCAAATAATAACTCTCTTTCCCCTAACTGAAATTCCACTCCTAGAGTTTGATTATTACCCCCAAAATTTCGTTCTTGATAACTAACAGTACCAAATAAACCACTACTAGAACTTATACCAGCACCTGCTCCTAAAGAACCACTTTTCCCTTCAACTACGTCAACATTCATCACAACTTCAGAAGGATCTTGACCCGGACTAAAGGATAGTTTTACATCCTCAAAAATCCCTAAACCGAAAACTCTTTGTAAATCTTGTTGTGCTGTGCGACGATTAAAAACATCTCCCGGTTCTAGTTTCATTTCTCTGGTAACGATAAAATCTCTGGTTTTACCATTTACTTCTTCTTGTTCATCGTTAAAAAATCTGACTTTTATATTCTCTAGTTTTCCTTCTGCAATAACAAGAGTTACAACTCCTTCGGGACTAATTTGAGGTGCTCCGACTACTTGCGCTAAGTCATAGCCATTATCAGTGTACCATTTATTGAGTTCGGTAATGCCTTCTTGTAAGTCTCGTAAGTTTAAAATTCGGCCGTATTGTTCAGCGAAAGCTTTATCAATTACTTCTTGGGGTAATAAAGAACTTTGTCCGTCACTTTTGGCAGGAAGGGTATCGATTTCTATTTTGTTTAAAACTGGGTTCGGTTGTAAGTCATAGGTAATTTTTACCCCATACTGAGTATCTTCTGGAGTTACTTTAACATTACTAAAATATCCTGTGGCATAGATAGCGTTAATGTCTTCTTGTAATCTCGATCGAGTAGTTGTACGTCCCGGATTAGTTCTAATGGTGTTATATACTAAATCTCTCAATTCTCCATCTACCCCAACAATATCGACTTCTGAAACTAATACTCTAGCTTCTTCTGATGATGTTTCTGGGTTTGTTTGAGAGGGAGTTGTTTCTGGGGTTGTTTGAGAGGGAGTTGTTTCTGGGGTTGTTTGAGAGGGAGTTGTTTCTGGGGTTGATTGAGGGGGAGTTGTTTCTGGGGTTGATTGAGGGGGAGTTGTTTCTGGGTTTGTTTGAGGGGGAGTTGTTTCTGTTTGTGCAATTAAATTTTTTGAATTTTCTTTCTCAGATATGTCTGGAAATAAGACAGGAATTGGAATAGAAGATAAAAGAGGTTGAGGTTGAGGTTGAGGTGGCAATGCGATCGTATTTTTACTTAATTCATCCGCAGGGGTTACAGGGATAGGAATAGAGGCCGTGAAAGTTTCAGATTCGGTCATCGCCTTGATAGGAGAAGCGAGGCCTAAACTAGAGAGTAAAGTAAATACGAGAGTTTTTCGCCAAAACAGTTTTTTATCAAATTCTGATCGAGCAGCGCCGCCTTTTAGGGATGACATACTATTCCCTTTCAAAATCTCAAAAGGAAACTTAACAAGAGATTTATTCTGATTATCGGTTAAAGAACTAGATTTTATTTTGTTGTTTTTCACTGCCACACACCAATTTTAATTTAATTGCAATTATTGTTTTAAAATATACTAACTATTTTTCAGTTTTTCAATTTGAGTTAACACTCTTTGTTGTACTTGCTGATATGCTGACTCCACTTTACCTAAATCTCGGCGAAAGCGATCCTTATCCAAGACTCTTTTTTCTATATCTTGTTCCAAACAATCCCATAAACGACAGGTGTCTGGACTAATTTCATCGGCTAAAATGATATTTCCTTCCCTATCTAAACCAAATTCTAGTTTAAAATCTACCAAAGTAATGTCACAACTGGCAAAAAATTCTATCAGATATTGATTAACTTTAAGAGCATTTTTTTTCAATACAGATATTTGTTCGGGAGTCGCTACATTTAATAGTGTAAGTCGATCGATTGTCAAGAGAGGATCTCCCAAATCATCATTTTTTAAGTAAAATTCTACCAATGGAAAAGGTAATTTTTGTCCTTCTGGTAAACCTGTTTGTTTACATAAACTTCCGGCCGCAATATTTCTCACTACTACTTCTAAAGGAATAATTTCCACCGCTTTTACCAACATTTCTCTTTCTGACTTTTGAGCCAAAAAATGAGTTTCAATCCCCTTCTCGCCTAAAAGAATAAGCAATGCGGAAGAAATTGTACAGTTTATACTCCCTTTTCCCTCGATCGTGCCTTTTTTTTGAGCATTAAATGCGGTTGCGTCATCTTTAAAATAAGTTAGATATTCTCGATCGTTTTCGGTAGTATAAACTATTTTCGCTTTACCTTCATATAGTTTTGTCGATGTTGACATAATCACAAATTCTTTAATAGAAAAAACTTAAGTAATTAGATTATATCATTACAATTGCAATCATCTAGGAAAAGAAAATGAAAGGACAATTGCATCAAAAATTTTAACAAAAACGATAAATATTGATAATAATTTTGTCTCTAATAAATTGGAAATAAAATCAACTTTAAATATTAGTGTTTACGTTCAAAAGTAATTAATATCGACAGAGTTAACATTTTTAAAATTAGCACAAAATATTGAAAATACTACTAAATTATTAGAATTTATTAAATATTGAAATTCTTGAATCATTAATAAAAATAACTAAAATTTTAGAGTTGTTTGCAAATCGCCAAATCAGGATTTAAGCACCAACTACCTTGATACCTTTAATATTAAACAACAGAATTACCTCATACTTAAGAGTTGGAAGTAACAAACCATTTTTGTGAAAGTCTTACAAATAATTTTATAGAGGATTGTTAAAAAAATATGGAATAAATTTAACAGGTATTATACAAGAAGATTTTAATAATTATTTAATATAGAATTTATTTTTTGTTAGCTTTTTTAATATTATTTTCATTTCAAAAGAAAAATTTTTTTTGCTTTTTCATAACAAATAAATTGGATTTAATAATATAGCAATTCTAAATAATAGTTAATCATTTGTGATAATTTTAGATTAGATACTTTTAATTATTAAATTCTAATAGCTGATAGCTGACTGCTGATCAAACATAATTATTTTTCCCGACTCATATAGCAGGGGATTTTCATTCTCAAAAAGGGTATGAAATCCAGAGATTTTTAATTAATAATTAATAAATTAATAGAAAAAAACTCAATATTTTTGGAGGAAATTAACTCACTTTGGTAGAGTTATGCTATGAGGAATGAAATTTATTTTTTTGCGAGATAATGATTTTCATCAATAAACCGCTTTGCAATAAATTGACAAAGCTAATAGATAAAATCAGCTAAAGCGATTAAATAAAATTCAATTTTACCCCGACTTTGAAAACGCCCTGCTCATATAGGAATGCTGTAGTAATATTTAACTTATCAATTAATGGATTGAATCGTTTTTAATGCCTCTTCCACATGGGCTTTAAAATCTAACATAGAGTTAAAAATATGACGCACGATACCGTCTTTATCTATAACGTAGGTTACTCTACCCGGAAGAATAAAAAGGGTTGAAGGTACATCAAATAATTTTCTCACTTTACCTTCTCGATCGCTCAATAAAATAAAAGGTAATTGATATTTATTAGCAAACTGCTGATGAGATTCCACCGAGTCACTACTGATACCAATAATTTCTGCCCCGGCTTCTTTAAATACATCATAACTATCCCTAAAAGCACAGGATTCGGCTGTACATCCAGGAGTATCATCTTTAGGATAAAAATATACTACTACAGCTTTTTTACCTAAAAAGTCTTTTAAACTAACGTTTTCACCCGTTGCTGAGGGTAAAGTAAAATCAGGGACTCGATCGCCGACTTGTAAACTTGTCATAATAGTTAATAATGAATACTAAATAGTTATTAATTACAAAGCACATCTATTATACTCTTGTCTTTTGCTTTCCTTCATCAAAGATCGATCGAGTAGAGACAGGATTTAAGTATAATAAAAATACGTTTCTGTTTATTTGAGTAGAAAAAATAATTAATATGAGTTTTACGTTTGCTTCATTTTACCATTTTTTATTATTGGATAATTTGACGGATTTACAAACTAAATTTTTAAGTTGGTGTAACAATGAAAAAATTAAAGGAACAATTTTAATTGCTCATGAAGGTATTAACGCTAATATTGTGGGAGAAAAAGAAAGGTTAAATAAAGTTGTTAATAATATAAAAAAAGAGTTAGATTATCAAGATTTTGAGATTAAATATACAGAACTAGAATTAATGCCATTTGAGCGGATGAAAGTCAAAATTAAACCAGAAATTATCACTTTTGGTATCGAAGAAGCAGATCCAAATAAACAAGTAGGAACTTATATTAAGCCTAAAGACTGGAATAATTTAATTTCTCAATCTGATGTAAAATTAGTAGATACCCGCAATGAATATGAGTATAATATTGGTACTTTTAAAGGAGCAAAAAATCCGCATATTAATTCTTTTAAAGAGTTTAATGATTATATAGAACAGAATTTAAACCCAGAAAAAGATCAGAAAGTAGCTTTATTTTGTACTGGTGGTATTCGTTGTGAAAAAGTTACTTCTTTGATGTTAAGTAAAGGTTTTAAAGAGGTTTATCATCTGCAAGGAGGTATTTTAAAATATTTAGAAGAAATACCCCAGGAAGAAAGTTTGTGGGAAGGGGAATGTTTCGTTTTTGATGAGAGAGTTGCGGTTGGACATGGTTTGGAAAAAGGTAGTTATCAATTATGTCCTCAAACCGGGGATCCTATTTTAGTTTAAGCACAAAAAAAACGATCGAACTTTACACTCGATCGTGAGAGCGTCACTTTTAGTAATCGCTTAAAATAGAAGTAAGGTGTAAAAAACAAAACTGTAGGGCAACTAGAACTTAAAAGTAGTTCTAACGGCCCCTACCCAAATAGCATCGTTGCGACTATCATGGTTAGGATTTAATACTACATAGGCACCCGGAGTAATCAAAATATTATCGTTGACAGGATATTTATACTGTAGCTCGATCATATAAGATGTATTTCGATCATTAGAGGCTTTAGGAGGCATACCACCTAGTAGAGATAAAATAGCCCCCTCTTTTCCTAAGTCGAGGAAAGAAACATTACCAGCCCATGTCCATAAATCAGTACTACTTCTTGCTCCTACCCCTGTAGTTTGTTGTTGTAAGTTATCGGCGGAAGCAAAACCCCCTCCACCAGAGAAATGAACTTTGTCTGTAATTCTCCAACTGCCTTGTAAACCTACCCTGTTAGCAGTTGCTGCACTCCCTGCGAAAGCATTGCCTCCTCTTGGGCTTCCTGTACTACTACTCAAATTCACCGTTCCTTCCGGCTCATAAGTGTAAAGATAAGTTGCAAATAATTGAATTGATTCTGCAGGAGAAAAGCCAATTTGAGCTCCTGTACTAAAAGCACCATTAAAGAAGCCTTCTCCTTCTTCGGGACTAGAGGCATTTCGTGCTACATAAAGAGTATTAAAACTCCATTGGTCATTTAGTTTAATTTTAACACCTCCTCCAGCACCTTCAGGGCCACGAAAGACTAAAGGATCACGACGGAAAAAGCGAGTTAAAGTACCAGTACTATCACTTTCTAAATAGGGATTACCCACATCAAAAACCTTATCAATATTCATGGCATTTGTGCCGACAAAACCCGTTACTTTTTTACCGATGGGGAAACGATAAAATAAATCATCTAAAACCACGTCATTACTTGTATCAGTATCGTAGCTTAATCTTGTCATATCCGTATTTTTGTTAAAAGCCTGAATATTTCCAGCTTGAAGGCGCACTCTTAGTCTGTCTTTGCCCGTAAAACTGGTATCAAAATTTAAACGAGCACGGTTAGCTAATACTGCTTGATTTTCATTAGCCGGTCCTGAACTTTTGACTAAGCCATCATAGTTTTCGGCTTTGGAATTAAAGGCATTTGCCAAACTAATAATTACTTCTCCATTAAGTTTGGTGGTAGTAGAGAAATGATGATCTTCCAAGAAGGCGACTCTCCCCTCTAAGTTATCAACCCTTGCTCCTAAAGTGGCTAATTCTGTCTCAAATTCTTGCATTAATCGCTTTAATTTATTAATATCTTCTTTCATAACTGATTCACTAGCCGCAATTAATCTTTCCATTTGTTGCATACAGGCATTTAAACCTGCGGCAAATTCATAACGACTTAAAGCACGATTACCTCGGAAGGTTTGATCGGGATAACCCACAATACAACCGTAACGCTCAACCAAACTTCTTAGAGCTTCAAATGCCCAGTCTGTAGGAGATACGTCTCTTAATTGGGAAACTGAGGTAACTTGATTCATTTCATTATCGACATTTAGAGGTACTTCGATCGCATCCACAGAAGAAGCCATCAACGTTGAAATAATCCCTACAAGAGAAATTTTTTTTAGAGATAGTGACATTTACTCCTCACACTGGAATTTTAATTATTGACTTTTTTATTCAATAAATGATAACTTATTTTATCAATAAATGCAAATTTATAGCAATAACTTGAAGAAAATTAATGTTTTGAAAAATACATTCAGGGATTTTTATGATCGAGTTTGAAGCAATAGTTTTCTCTTTTCTGATTTTTTCAAGGAAAATTTA from Geminocystis sp. NIES-3709 encodes the following:
- a CDS encoding BamA/TamA family outer membrane protein, which produces MSSLKGGAARSEFDKKLFWRKTLVFTLLSSLGLASPIKAMTESETFTASIPIPVTPADELSKNTIALPPQPQPQPLLSSIPIPVLFPDISEKENSKNLIAQTETTPPQTNPETTPPQSTPETTPPQSTPETTPSQTTPETTPSQTTPETTPSQTNPETSSEEARVLVSEVDIVGVDGELRDLVYNTIRTNPGRTTTRSRLQEDINAIYATGYFSNVKVTPEDTQYGVKITYDLQPNPVLNKIEIDTLPAKSDGQSSLLPQEVIDKAFAEQYGRILNLRDLQEGITELNKWYTDNGYDLAQVVGAPQISPEGVVTLVIAEGKLENIKVRFFNDEQEEVNGKTRDFIVTREMKLEPGDVFNRRTAQQDLQRVFGLGIFEDVKLSFSPGQDPSEVVMNVDVVEGKSGSLGAGAGISSSSGLFGTVSYQERNFGGNNQTLGVEFQLGERELLFDLSFQDPWIGGDPYRTSYTANLFRRRSISLVYDGTDTETIRTEVNDDSPRVVRTGAGISFSRPLSDDPFTPAEWVLSAGIQYQNIEVQDADGDLSPRSAEAFGNQKLAFNNSGVDDLITLRFNASQDTRDNTLRPTSGSLLLFGMEQTVPLTSILYNRVRANYSYYLPLKLINFDFVKGPQTLAFNFQAGTVIGDLPPYEAFVLGGSNSVRGYGEGDLGNGRSYFQATAEYRFPIVSFLGGAVFFDYGSNLGSGSAVIGKPSEVRGLSGDGFGYGLGVRVQSPVGPIRIDYAINNDGDSRVHFGIGEKF
- the purC gene encoding phosphoribosylaminoimidazolesuccinocarboxamide synthase, with the protein product MSTSTKLYEGKAKIVYTTENDREYLTYFKDDATAFNAQKKGTIEGKGSINCTISSALLILLGEKGIETHFLAQKSEREMLVKAVEIIPLEVVVRNIAAGSLCKQTGLPEGQKLPFPLVEFYLKNDDLGDPLLTIDRLTLLNVATPEQISVLKKNALKVNQYLIEFFASCDITLVDFKLEFGLDREGNIILADEISPDTCRLWDCLEQDIEKRVLDKDRFRRDLGKVESAYQQVQQRVLTQIEKLKNS
- a CDS encoding peroxiredoxin; its protein translation is MTSLQVGDRVPDFTLPSATGENVSLKDFLGKKAVVVYFYPKDDTPGCTAESCAFRDSYDVFKEAGAEIIGISSDSVESHQQFANKYQLPFILLSDREGKVRKLFDVPSTLFILPGRVTYVIDKDGIVRHIFNSMLDFKAHVEEALKTIQSIN
- a CDS encoding rhodanese-related sulfurtransferase, yielding MSFTFASFYHFLLLDNLTDLQTKFLSWCNNEKIKGTILIAHEGINANIVGEKERLNKVVNNIKKELDYQDFEIKYTELELMPFERMKVKIKPEIITFGIEEADPNKQVGTYIKPKDWNNLISQSDVKLVDTRNEYEYNIGTFKGAKNPHINSFKEFNDYIEQNLNPEKDQKVALFCTGGIRCEKVTSLMLSKGFKEVYHLQGGILKYLEEIPQEESLWEGECFVFDERVAVGHGLEKGSYQLCPQTGDPILV
- a CDS encoding iron uptake porin, which encodes MSLSLKKISLVGIISTLMASSVDAIEVPLNVDNEMNQVTSVSQLRDVSPTDWAFEALRSLVERYGCIVGYPDQTFRGNRALSRYEFAAGLNACMQQMERLIAASESVMKEDINKLKRLMQEFETELATLGARVDNLEGRVAFLEDHHFSTTTKLNGEVIISLANAFNSKAENYDGLVKSSGPANENQAVLANRARLNFDTSFTGKDRLRVRLQAGNIQAFNKNTDMTRLSYDTDTSNDVVLDDLFYRFPIGKKVTGFVGTNAMNIDKVFDVGNPYLESDSTGTLTRFFRRDPLVFRGPEGAGGGVKIKLNDQWSFNTLYVARNASSPEEGEGFFNGAFSTGAQIGFSPAESIQLFATYLYTYEPEGTVNLSSSTGSPRGGNAFAGSAATANRVGLQGSWRITDKVHFSGGGGFASADNLQQQTTGVGARSSTDLWTWAGNVSFLDLGKEGAILSLLGGMPPKASNDRNTSYMIELQYKYPVNDNILITPGAYVVLNPNHDSRNDAIWVGAVRTTFKF